GGCCTTTTTCGTGCCCGGGCTAGTGCCTTTATAGTGCCACTATGTGCCACTATTTTTCTCGTCAATTCGCCCGTTTTCAACCTGTTCTCCACCCATGGGCCGCAAGCTCACGCTTAAACCACGCTTCGACAAGTCCCGCCAGGAGTGGGTGCTTTCCATCCCCGCAAGGCTGTCCCCGACCGGCGCGAGACGCCGCCTTTTCTGGGCACGCGGAGAGGAACAGGAGGCCATCGACTACGCCGACAAGCTCAAGACCGGCCTGGACCACTTCAAGGACCGGGCGAAGGACATCAGCCCCGACCTCATGCGTGCCGCCGTGAAGTGGAATGACGTCGTGATGGAATACGGCTTCCACGGCCTCGAGCACTTCTGCGCGACGAAGCTGGCCGAGCTGGATGCCGCCAGCAAGTCCCCCACCCTTTCCTCCCTGCTGGATGCGTTCGAAAAGGACCACCAGAAGAACTGGTCACCCCAATACCTGGGCAAGCGCTGGAAGCCTTTCCGCAAGCGCCTCCACGAGGTCGAGCCCAAGAAGATCTCCGTTCTCGACGAAAGCTTCTGGCGCGACTGGCTCGCCGAGTGGAAGAAGGCCGACAAGCCCGGCCCCACGACCTACAACCAACAGATGGGCATGCTCCGCTCGATCTTCGAGCTGACTGCGGCGCGAAAGGTCCATCCTATCAATCCATTCTCCGATCTCCCCGGCGCCAAGGACGCGAAGAAGGCGGTGCCCGTGTCGTCGCCAGCCGAGGTCCGCCGGCTCTTGGCAGCAGCGTGGGAGCACGACCGCGAGATGGTCCCCTACTTCGCCACCTGCTACTTCGCCGGCCTGCGCCCCGACTCCGAAGCCAAGCGCGTCCGCTTTGAGCATTTCGACTGGAAGGAAGGCCACCTCAAGGTCGGTGTCACCAAGACCGACGACAATCCCACCCGCCACGTTCACATCGAGGACGCTCTCCGCCAATGGATGCGCGCATGGATGAGGAAGAAAGGCAGCATCATTCCCGACAACTTCGCCAAGCGCCGGCGCCGCCTCATCTACGGCTTTCACACCACACCAGGCGCGACGATCGGCGACGAGGCGAAGTGGAAGCAGCTCGTGCCGTGGGGACACGACATCTCGCGCCACACCTACGGCTCGATGTGGGAAGCCGCCCACCGCGGGGAGGAAGGTTCCGTCGAGACGCTCGTCGCGAACATGGGCCACGTCGATTTCAAGACCTTCCGCCGCTACTACCTCAACTCCCGCCCGCGCTCCGAGGGCGCGGAGTTCTGGGCCATCCGCCCGCCCACGGCAGACGGCAACATCATCGCCATGGCTTGAGCATACCCACCCCCCTCATTTTTTCTTCGCACCGGCAGGGCGAAGAGTTAGACCGTGGGCACCATGGCCACGCCTCCCTTGCCGGTCGCACCGAAGAAATCCGGGTGCCTCAAGATCGGCCTCATCATCGTCGGCTGCCTGTTCGTGGGCTTTGTCGGCTTGGCCGTCATTGGCTGGATGCTCACCTCTCCAGAGGACAAGGCCCGCATCAGAGCCGAAAGGGAGGCCCGTGAGGTCGAAGAAGCGGCCGGACAGCAGCCGGACCCTCCCGTCGATCCAGAGGCCGCCAGACAGGCCGCGGAAGCGAGCAAGCCCGCGCCGGATCCAGATCGTGACGCCCGAATTGCTGCCGCTGCCACTCAGCAGCGGGAGAAGGAGTCCACCGCCAAAGCGAAGCGCGAGGCCGATGCCAAAGCCGCCACTGTCCCCTACCATCCAAAATCGGTAGAAGCGCAGGTCGAGGAAATCGCCCGCTCCCTCTACGGCGAGCGCTTCAAGTCATCCACCGCCTGGCAGGACCCGAAATCCAAGACGTGGTCCATCCAAGTCAATATCACCGACGAGAGCGGCTCGCCGGCGGGCATTCAGCGCGGCATCGTGAAGCTCGCCGCCTATTGCCACCCCGAAGGGCTGCAAGTGTCCGACTTCACCGTCGGCGTCTTCTCGTCTCTAACGGACGGGCTTGGGAACAAGTCAGAGGGCAGCCTCGTCGTGGTATCTGTAAATCGGGAAGCAGCAGCTCGGATCAACTGGAAGAATCACGACGAGATCGATTTTCACCGGGCATTCGATACCACCAAGGTCCTTCCCTCCTATCGCGAGAAATGGGAGAAGTCGGAGCTTTGGTGAGGTGTTAGAGCACATCCACCAGCACTGCCTCGATCTTCCCGCCCTCCAGCATCTGCACGTCAGGGAAGGCCTTGTTGATTGACCGCAACACCGCCACATTGCCGAAGCTGTCTCCTTCCTCGCCGGCCTCCGCCTTGCGATAGCCGAATTCCTTGAGCGAGGCCCCGTGCCCGTCGTGATAGACCACGAGTGTGCCCTTCCTGGGTGTCCCCTTGTCCGTTGGCCACGCCTTCACGATGATCAGCGCACCATCCCGGACTTTTGGCTCCATCGAGCGGCCGAAGACCCGCAACGCATAGTGATCGTCCGGCCACTGCTTTAGAGACGGGATCGGCTCTTCCACCAGATCCCCGTCGATCGGCGCACCCGCGGCCAGACCGCCCTTGAAATCCACCCATGCCCGCGGGCCGTCTGTTAGATCGATAGTCCGTCTTGCGGGCTCTTCCGCCACCTTGGATTCGAAAGGAACCACCGCCCCCGGCTTGACCAGTTCCGGCCGCGCCGTATCGGAAACCAGCTTCGCCAGGTCGAAGCCCACCTTCTTCAAATCCTCAAGACCGATCGCCGTGCAAAAGCGGATCAGCTCCTGTTTTGGCAAACCTGTTAGCTCAGCCGCCAGATCCAGCTTGTCCATGGTCGACTGTGGGAATTTCACCGTCGTAGGGGTAGGCGGTGGAGGGGATTTATCGTTAGGCATGCTTAACTAATACAGTCGGTAGCAAGATTTGCTACCTTTTTTGTTGCGCGGGTAGTAGATTCTACTACCGTTCCTCCATGTCCGACACGAAACCAGCCACAAGGAACCTCTCCAACCCGGTGCCGCTGAAGCTCACGCCGGCCCTTGAGACCAAGGTCGCCGAGGCGGTGGAGGCCACCGGGCTCAAGAAATCCGACGTCCTCCGGATGTCGGTGGAGCGGGGCCTCGACGTCCTGCTCGCCCAGCTCACCAGCGATCCCAAGGCGACCCACGCCGCCTGACCAAACGCCCGGCCGGTCCGTGATCTACCGCGGGGTAGGGTCACGGGTTCACACACACCGGCCGGGCACCTCCCCCTCTTTTTCCAAGTCTCCCAACGCCTAACCTTCCATGGCCAAGAACGCTCCCGTTTCCGTCACCCTCATCCCGTGGTTGAAAGACAACCTCGGCAAGGGCTGCCTTGCCGGCATCTGCTCCGGTGAGCTCGACGCTCTCAGCGCTGCCATCCACATCGTCGCCCTCACCGGCTACGAATACCCGCGGAAGCCGGTCCTTACCCGCGCCTTTGGCGACGTGGTGCTCACCTTGCAGGAAAAGCACTTCCCGCTCGCTTACCACGCCATCGCCCACGTCCTCGACTGGGGCGACCGCGATCGCCTCTGGCTGATCGCCAATCTCCCGGACATCGAGCCCGGCCTCTGCCAATACGAACCGGGAGGGCGCGGCCAATGACCATGCGCCCGGACCTCACCGCTGCCATCGCCGACATGGAAGCCAAGGCCGATGAAGAAAGCACGGCCGGCATGACCCCCGCCGCCCTCGGCTGGCGTCACGCCGCCCAGATCGTCCGCCTCTTTTCGGATCCCGCCCGCGCCTTGCGGCAGTTCCGTCAGCACGCCGGCTTCTTCACCACCTCCGCGCCGGAAAAGGCCCAGGTCTACCGCGCAGCCGCGGCCGTCCTCACCCATCACACCGGCGAGCACCTCGCCGCCATCGTCGTCCGCGAATCCTACGACCAGTCGAACCTCGAACTCGTCCTTTCCTGACAGCTCTACCCGGTCGGCCCGCGCCCGCCCTTTTGGGAGGGAGAGCGGAGCGCCTAGGCCGGCCGGGTAATTCTCCACGCCTCCCACTTGTGCAACGCCACGCATGCGAAAGTTCTCATCACTGCCAGCACCGGACCGTTGGAGCGTCCTCGATGAAGAGCTCCCCCAGATCATCGCCGCACACGTCAAGGCCGCCGAAGTCGACCCGACCGAGGAGATCGCCGTTGCCGAAATCGCCCAACGTCACCGCACCACCGAGGCCTTCATGGTCAAGCGGCTCCGCGACCTCGGCGGCCAGCCCTACTGCCTCGGTGCCTTCTACTTCATCCGCCGCCGCTCGCTCGTCCTCGCCCTCGAGGCCGCCGAGACCACCGCCACCCGTCCCGCCACGCGCAAGCGCAGCAAGCTAAAGACGAAACCCAAGTCAGCCCCCACACCGTGAAACCCAACCAAGCCCGCAACGATGCCGAGGAATGCCGCATGATGGCCGGCCTGCTCTTCGCCATCGCCATCGTCTCCCTCATCGCCGGCGGGTGCGTGTGGTATTCGCTCGGCCCCGGCCTCGGACTGCTCGCCTGCGTAACCGTAGCCGTGGTGAGCGTCGTGGGATTCTTCCACGAGACCGGCCAAGCCCGGCGGCTCGATCGCATCGCCCGCCAGAGACTGCCCCTTTACTTCGAAAATCACGGCCATGAGTGACCCGCTTCCTCGCACCGCGCCCGAGTCCACCGCCTCCGGCCAGGTTCCCGTCGAGCTCTACGCCGGCCCGCTCTGCGGCACCGCGCTGCTCGCCCATCCTTCCGCCGAAAGCATCCGTGGCACCTGCCCCATGACCGGCGCTCCCCTCAACTACATCCCTTCCGAACTCCGCTCCCTCAAGGGGTGCCGCATCTACGAGTTGGAGAATGAGATTCCGTTCTGATCCATGCCCGACCCTCTCGTCATCACCCTGCCCATCCCGGATCGCCGCATCTCGCCGAATGCCTCCACGGGCCGCGGCAGGGGGGCCATCATGAGAAAGTCCCGCATCACCCGCCGGCACAAGACCAACGCCCGGCTGCGCACCCTCGAACTACTAGGCGAGCAGTATCACAAGCCCGGCGTCTCCGTCCCTGCCTTCGCCGGCTACTCCCTCGCCCACTACTTCAAGACCGCCGCCTTCCGTGACGACGACAACGCGGACGGCGCCTGCAAGGCCTACCGCGACGGCATCGCCGACGCCCTCGGCATTGATGACCTGCACTTCCCCAAGCTCGCCCTCTCCACCTTCGCCAAGGACGCCGCCAACCCGCGCGTCGAGATCACCCTTCACCTTGCACCCTGAACGATTCACCCCCGGAAACACCGGCCCGGAGCGCGGGCACACCTTTGCAGGACATCACCGCACGCGCTCCGGGTCGCTTCCATCTAACAGAACCCGATCCCGCCATGCCCCGGACCCTTCTCAAACCTCGCGTCTCCCAACGCGCTGCCGGCCTCACCACCCAGGCCGCCACCCGCCTCGCCAAAGAGCGCGGCCAGTTCTGCACTTTCGAGGACGTCCACCGTGCCTGCCACCGCTGGCTCATGAAGCGCGATCCCATCTACCGCCAGCAGCGCGAGAACTTCGAGGCAGGGGATCGATCCAGCGCCAAACCCTTCCTCGGTTTCTAACACCTCTCCACGGACGCCGGCCCCGGCACACGCGTGCGGCAGACCAATTCCGGTTGGGGCCGGCTGAAATTTCCAAGCACCTATGAAAGACCTCTTCCTCGACATCGAAGCCCTCGGCCGGAAGCCCGGCTCCGCCATCATCCAACTCGGTGCCATCGTCTTCGACCCCGACACCGGCGCCACGGCGGAGGAATTCCACCGCTACATCAATCCGAATCCCGACCTGTTCACCTCCGACCTCGGCACCCTCGCTTGGCATGCCGAGCAAGGCACGTGGCCGCATCCTCCCGGCCTCGAGATCACCGATGAAGCCGCCGCCTTCTGCGAGTTTGTCGAATGGTTCGGCACCCTCGCCCACGCCGGCCACGTCATCGAAGACGCATGGAGTTGGGGCATCACCTACGACTTCGGCCTCCTTGCCCCCTACTTCGAGCACTACACCGGCGGCGCGCCGTGGCGATATCGGCAGGTCACCGACGCCCGCTCATTCTGGAAGCGCGCCTTTCCCGGCATCAAGCACAAGGACCGGCCCCACCACGCGCTCGAGGACTGCCGCGATGGGATCAAGGACCTCGTCAGCGCCCTTCGCGAACTGACCGCCGGCCGTGACCTTGCCCGCGACTTGGAGCGCTGGGAACACGAGTGCGGCGAATCCACCGATATCGTCCCCCCCGAAAACGGCCGCAAGCTCTGGCCGATCATCGCCCGGGCCAAGGACATCGCGTTCTCACCGGCTGGCGAGGAGGTGGCACCGTGACCGGCGTCGAACTGATCGCGGCCGAGCGTGCCCGGCAAGTGGCGGAGGAAGGATACACCCCGGAGAGCGATGATCGCTACGACATCGGCCAGCTTGTCGATGCCTCCATTTGCTACGCCACCGCGGGCACCTGCCTTGTGAATGGCCCGGTGATGATGGGCACCGACTACGACTGCACCCCGGAGAACCTGCTCCCGAATTTTCAGGAGTATCAATTCGGCGTCGGGGTGTCGTGGCCATGGGTATGGGCATCATTCAAGATCTCCCCGGATCCCATCCGCTGCTTGGTGAAGGCCGGTGCCCTGCTCGCGGCCGAGATCGATCGCCTGCAACGCCGGGCGGGAAAGGAGGGCGCTTGAACTACACCGAACGATGCAAAGCCGCCATCGCGCAGTTGCTCAAGGACGGAGTCCGGATGTCCTCACAGATGGCCGCCACTTGCGCCCACGATGACCACTGCCCCACGGGTGGCAATGTCGCCGCCCCGTGCGTCTGCACGCCGCGGATCACCATCTTCACCCCAGCGGGACCTTACCTGGTCGATGCGCAGGGCCACGCCTCCAACATCGCTGCCGCCAACTAATGAACGCCGTCGCCGATCCTGCCTACGAGGCCTACATGGACTTCCTCCGCGCGAAGGTGAAGCTCTCCGAGTCGTGGGGCTTTGACTGCGACGACAGCGAGATCCACCCGATGCTCAAGCCGCACCAGCGCGCGGCCGTGCGGTGGAATGTCGAGGGCGGCCGGCGTGCCGACTTCCTCGCCTTCGGTCTGGGGAAGACCTTCGTGCAGCTCGAAACGGTGCGGATCGTGCGGAGCAAGGCGGGAGGCCTCGCGCTGATCGTGCTGCCGCTGGGCGTGCGGCTCGAGTTCGCCCGGGACGCGGCGAAGCTCGGGATCAAGGTGAAGTTCATCCGGCGGGCCGATGAGATCGAGGATGATGAAACGATCTACCTCACCAACTACCAGACGATTCGCGACGGGAAGCTCGACCCCGCGCTATTCACCGTGGCGAGCCTCGACGAGGCGAGCTGTCTGCGCGGCTTCGGTGGCACCAAGACCTTCCGCGAGTTCATGGCGCTCTTCACCGGCGATGCCGGCCCGGGCAGGGAGAGGAATGGTACCAGCCGCGTCCCGTATCGGTTCGTTGCCACTGCCACACCCTCGCCGAACGACTACATCGAGCTGCTCGCCTACGCGGCCTTCCTCGGTATCATGGACGTGAGCCAGGCGAAGACGCGGTTCTTCAAGCGGGACTCGACCAAGGCGGACAAGCTCACCCTCCACAAGCACAAGGAAAAGGAGTTCTGGCTGTGGGTCGCCTCGTGGGCGCTGTTCATCCAGAAGCCCTCCGACCTCGGCTTCTCGGATGAGGGCTACGACCTGCCGGAGCTGGACATCCGCTGGCACGAGGTGCCGACCGATCACAGCACGGCCGCGCCGGAGATGAGTGGCCAAGGCCGGCTCTTCCGGGATTCCAATCTTGGTGTGCAGGAGGCTGCGGCCGAGAAGCGCGATTCACTGCCGGCGCGCTTGGCCAAGCTGTTAGAAATCCGCGCGGAAGATCCCGCCGCGCACCGGATCCTGTGGCACGACCTGGAGCGCGAGCGGGAAGCGCTGGAGCGATCGATCCCGGGCCTCGTGTCCGTTTACGGCTCGCAGGCCGAGGCAGACCAGGAGGGTGCCATCATCGGCTTCTCCGATGGCTTGGTCCCCGAACTGGCCGGCAAGCCGTGCATGCTCGGCAGCGGCTGCAATTTCCAGCGCCACTGCGCATGGGCCATCTACCTCGGGATCGGATTCAAGTTCAACGATCTCATCCAGTCCATCCACCGGCTGCGGCGGTTCCTGCAGACGCGCAGGGTCCGCATCGACCTGATCTACACCGAGGCCGAGCGCGGCATTCGCAAGGAGACGGAACGGAAGTGGAAGCAACACAACACCATGGTTCAACAAATGGCTGACATCATCAAAGAGCACGGCCTTTCGCTCGCCAGCATGGCCCAGACGCTTTCGCGGAAGATGGGCGTGGAACGGGTCGTGGTCTCCGGGCCGGGCTACGATCTCTACAACAACGACAACGTCCTCGAGCTACGCGGGATGAGGTCGAACAGCATCGGCTTCGGGCTGACCAGCATCCCCTTCTCGACCCAATACGAGTATTCCCCCAACTACGCCGACTACGGGCACAGCGAGGGCAACGAGGAGTTCTTCCGGCAAATGGACTTCTCCACGCCGGAGGTGCTCCGCGTGCTGATGCCAGGGCGCATCGCCGCGGTGCACGTGAAGGACCGGATCGTGCCCGGCGGGATGACCGGCCTCGGCTTCCAGACGGTCTATCCCTTCCACGTCGAGACCATCCATCACTTCGTGAAGCACGGCTTCGCCTATATGGGCATGATCACCATCGTGACCGATGTGGTCCGGGAGAATGCCCAGACCTACCGGCTCGGCCACACGGAGGTGTGCAAGGACTCGACCAAGATGGGGGTGGGCATGCCGGAATACCTGCTGCTGTTCCGCAAGCCGCCGAGCAGCACGGAGAAGAGCTACGCCGACCTGCCCGTCCGGCACCTGTCCGGCCGCGAGCAGCTTTGCAAAGGCTGCCGGAAGATCTTCCCGGCGCCGAAGCGGAAACAGAAGCCGCACGAGCGGTGCCCGGAGTGCAATGGGGAAATGACCCGCACCAAGCACGACAACGAGCACGGCCCGAAGTGCTACACCCGCACCCGCTGGCAGATCGACGCCCACGCCTTCCACCGGTCGAATGGCGATCGCCACCTGACCCCGGAGGAATTGAAGGGCCTGACCCACAAGGAAATCTTCCGCCTCTTCCGCGGTCACGACCTCTCCAGCATCTACGAGTTGGAACACCACGTGAAGGTGGGCGAGGCGCTCGAACTCGCGGGCAAGCTGCCCACCGATTTCATGCTGCTGCAACCGCAGAGCCAGAGCGACGAGGTCTGGACCGACATCACGCGGATGCTGACGCTGAACAATGCCCAGTCCGCCGCCGGCCGCGAGAATCACCTCTGCCCGATGCAGTTCGACATCGCCGATCGGGCGATCGAGCGATGGAGCAATCCGGGGGACACGGTGCTCGATTGGTTCGGCGGGCTGATGACGGTGCCTTTCCGCGCGATCAAGAAGGGGCGCAAGGGGGTGGGCATCGAACTTTCCGCGCCCTACTTCCTCGACGGTGCCAGCTACTGCGCCGCCGCCGCGGCCGAGCTGAACACCCCGAGCCTCTTTGACCTGATGGGCGGGGAAGAGGCGGA
This genomic interval from Luteolibacter arcticus contains the following:
- a CDS encoding tyrosine-type recombinase/integrase; this translates as MGRKLTLKPRFDKSRQEWVLSIPARLSPTGARRRLFWARGEEQEAIDYADKLKTGLDHFKDRAKDISPDLMRAAVKWNDVVMEYGFHGLEHFCATKLAELDAASKSPTLSSLLDAFEKDHQKNWSPQYLGKRWKPFRKRLHEVEPKKISVLDESFWRDWLAEWKKADKPGPTTYNQQMGMLRSIFELTAARKVHPINPFSDLPGAKDAKKAVPVSSPAEVRRLLAAAWEHDREMVPYFATCYFAGLRPDSEAKRVRFEHFDWKEGHLKVGVTKTDDNPTRHVHIEDALRQWMRAWMRKKGSIIPDNFAKRRRRLIYGFHTTPGATIGDEAKWKQLVPWGHDISRHTYGSMWEAAHRGEEGSVETLVANMGHVDFKTFRRYYLNSRPRSEGAEFWAIRPPTADGNIIAMA
- a CDS encoding S24 family peptidase, which produces MKFPQSTMDKLDLAAELTGLPKQELIRFCTAIGLEDLKKVGFDLAKLVSDTARPELVKPGAVVPFESKVAEEPARRTIDLTDGPRAWVDFKGGLAAGAPIDGDLVEEPIPSLKQWPDDHYALRVFGRSMEPKVRDGALIIVKAWPTDKGTPRKGTLVVYHDGHGASLKEFGYRKAEAGEEGDSFGNVAVLRSINKAFPDVQMLEGGKIEAVLVDVL
- a CDS encoding 3'-5' exonuclease codes for the protein MKDLFLDIEALGRKPGSAIIQLGAIVFDPDTGATAEEFHRYINPNPDLFTSDLGTLAWHAEQGTWPHPPGLEITDEAAAFCEFVEWFGTLAHAGHVIEDAWSWGITYDFGLLAPYFEHYTGGAPWRYRQVTDARSFWKRAFPGIKHKDRPHHALEDCRDGIKDLVSALRELTAGRDLARDLERWEHECGESTDIVPPENGRKLWPIIARAKDIAFSPAGEEVAP
- a CDS encoding DNA methyltransferase, with product MNAVADPAYEAYMDFLRAKVKLSESWGFDCDDSEIHPMLKPHQRAAVRWNVEGGRRADFLAFGLGKTFVQLETVRIVRSKAGGLALIVLPLGVRLEFARDAAKLGIKVKFIRRADEIEDDETIYLTNYQTIRDGKLDPALFTVASLDEASCLRGFGGTKTFREFMALFTGDAGPGRERNGTSRVPYRFVATATPSPNDYIELLAYAAFLGIMDVSQAKTRFFKRDSTKADKLTLHKHKEKEFWLWVASWALFIQKPSDLGFSDEGYDLPELDIRWHEVPTDHSTAAPEMSGQGRLFRDSNLGVQEAAAEKRDSLPARLAKLLEIRAEDPAAHRILWHDLEREREALERSIPGLVSVYGSQAEADQEGAIIGFSDGLVPELAGKPCMLGSGCNFQRHCAWAIYLGIGFKFNDLIQSIHRLRRFLQTRRVRIDLIYTEAERGIRKETERKWKQHNTMVQQMADIIKEHGLSLASMAQTLSRKMGVERVVVSGPGYDLYNNDNVLELRGMRSNSIGFGLTSIPFSTQYEYSPNYADYGHSEGNEEFFRQMDFSTPEVLRVLMPGRIAAVHVKDRIVPGGMTGLGFQTVYPFHVETIHHFVKHGFAYMGMITIVTDVVRENAQTYRLGHTEVCKDSTKMGVGMPEYLLLFRKPPSSTEKSYADLPVRHLSGREQLCKGCRKIFPAPKRKQKPHERCPECNGEMTRTKHDNEHGPKCYTRTRWQIDAHAFHRSNGDRHLTPEELKGLTHKEIFRLFRGHDLSSIYELEHHVKVGEALELAGKLPTDFMLLQPQSQSDEVWTDITRMLTLNNAQSAAGRENHLCPMQFDIADRAIERWSNPGDTVLDWFGGLMTVPFRAIKKGRKGVGIELSAPYFLDGASYCAAAAAELNTPSLFDLMGGEEAEDDGEGVAA